The Anabrus simplex isolate iqAnaSimp1 chromosome 1, ASM4041472v1, whole genome shotgun sequence genome window below encodes:
- the LOC136861807 gene encoding muscle calcium channel subunit alpha-1-like: protein MAVKNRGRNDLSVAWQVVLTTFRRKPTQERPTLQRAFFCISPENPVRKFCAAVVDFPLFDYFILMIIIMNCVTLAMSTPNLSDESETTSYYIEIVDLVFLGIFTVECVIKIIAYGLIAHWRAYLRSAWNVLDFSVVVVGLVSIALSGLLEDTPDITAIRILRVIRPLRLISSVTSLQVVLNSLVLAMAPLLHVSLFVLFVIIIYAIIGLQLFSGKLHRTCFDNVTGEMMPNPHSCALLGERGFDCHEIDNNSVCIDSIWEGPNYGITNFDNFGFATLTVFQCITMDGWVDILYNIQDSVGKNWAWVYFVSLVILGGLFVINLVLGVLSGEFSKQREKARARRKFQILRKNGKIEADLEGYLAWISRAQEICGEEDGRVVIEMEPSVGSGKVRNRFSNRTNDIRCFRKCGKYLKKLNRKLRRLCYKVVHLQSFYWLVIVLVFLNTMILATEHYQQPLWLENFQFWANLFCTGFFLIETLFKIYGLGCQLYFTSIFNRVDFVVVIGSVLEITLTYFKVLNPVGLSVLRFFRVLRILKLTPYWKSLCRLTASLMSSIASIASLLLLLCLFIIISALLGMQIFGGRFDFDDGNEKPRANFDTFWQSLLTVFQVLTGEDWTFIMYNGIRAYGGASSAGMLVSIYFIILFICGNYTLLNIFLAIAIDRLSNREETELEKVCEKESSETESHELTEMDCNNNVIKVEQKSKLGVNELRSTRENTENERECISSPPPASSLFIFSHNNCLRLFCYRLCNHKYFQGTVLICIVISSAVLAAEDPLHNDHFKNTICEYIDMFFTAIFTLEIFIKLVAYGLVLHPNAFCRSPFNLLDLLVVAISILSHCLDTIGISSVKSIRLLRVLRPLRAINRSEGLKQVVTCLVGAIKTIGNIALVTSLLIFVFAIIGVQLFKGKFFYCTDVSGMTKDECVGGNYTEYWTVNLNTSIKITPEWLNYKFNFDNVAKAMLTLFIVSTFEEWPVILYTSIDSSREDYGPIYNYRPLVAIYYVSFIVVISFFLINIIVGFVIVTFQAEGETKYNNCELDKNQRDCIILALEAKPVPKYIPKERLQYLVWLLVTSRPFEYAILTVVFMNCTTLAMQFHNEPEYYKRVLDILNIVFTFIFLVECALKLIAFNIKVYFRDFWNVFDIFIITGSIVDIVYPDSTMSVNFLRLFRVLRLVKLLSKNQRIQTLIWTFVTSLKALPYISIVIAMLIFIYGVIGMQLFGNIALVEETAIHRNNNFQTFPQAALLLFCSATGEAWQDIMEACSAGALCDRRSDHEGYSCGSDSSYIYFPSFYILCSYLIINLLVAVIIDNFDYLTRDWSVLSPHHFEEFIRQWSEYDQDARGRIRHQDLLDLVRDISPPLGFGKLCPYRLSCRRLVAMNMPMNDDGTVSFNATLFALVRTSLRIKTGGNINLANAELRTVIKQIWKERRLNMLDQVLPAQYSGEMTIGKLFATIIIQDYFKRFRSRRERDLQNRCSTALQAGFRFYNDIGLEVKRAEQVKPASSNYLPKMYKSSYELKLVQEHYTSYYFYSRQMKTVPHNMEYALVEIFIYNTKRPDSALVTIEDTIEYPEEEIKLNSISVSIESSLEIDSIS, encoded by the coding sequence ATGGCAGTCAAAAATAGAGGAAGAAACGACTTGTCAGTTGCTTGGCAGGTCGTTCTTACGACGTTTAGAAGAAAACCCACACAAGAGAGACCGACACTTCAGAGAGCATTCTTCTGCATCTCACCTGAGAACCCTGTACGCAAATTTTGTGCGGCAGTCGTAGATTTCCCGCTATTTGACTACTTCATTCTTATGATTATCATAATGAACTGCGTGACGTTAGCGATGTCCACTCCAAATCTTAGTGATGAGTCTGAGACAACTAGTTACTACATAGAAATTGTGGACCTTGTGTTTCTTGGTATATTCACTGTAGAATGTGTGATAAAGATCATAGCGTATGGCCTCATCGCACATTGGAGAGCGTACCTGCGCAGTGCATGGAATGTGTTAGACTTCTCCGTTGTAGTGGTGGGTCTTGTAAGCATCGCCCTATCAGGACTACTGGAAGACACGCCTGATATAACAGCAATTCGAATCTTAAGAGTTATACGACCTTTACGGTTGATATCAAGTGTGACAAGTCTTCAAGTCGTATTGAACTCGCTTGTCCTGGCTATGGCTCCGCTTCTCCACGTCTCCCTCTTCGTCTTATTCGTGATAATTATTTATGCCATCATCGGCCTTCAGCTGTTCTCGGGAAAGTTGCACAGGACTTGTTTTGACAACGTGACAGGAGAAATGATGCCCAACCCTCATTCTTGTGCTCTACTTGGAGAGAGGGGCTTTGATTGCCATGAAATAGACAACAATTCGGTTTGTATCGATTCAATATGGGAGGGCCCGAATTACGGAATAACTAATTTTGATAACTTTGGTTTCGCAACTCTCACAGTGTTTCAGTGCATTACAATGGATGGTTGGGTCGATATTCTTTATAACATTCAAGACTCAGTTGGTAAGAACTGGGCATGGGTCTATTTCGTTTCTCTCGTCATTCTTGGAGGACTGTTCGTGATTAACCTTGTACTTGGAGTTTTGAGTGGAGAATTTTCGAAGCAGAGGGAGAAAGCTAGGGCACGTCGCAAATTCCAGATTTTAAGAAAAAATGGGAAAATTGAAGCGGATTTAGAGGGTTACCTTGCTTGGATTTCGCGGGCACAGGAGATATGTGGTGAAGAAGATGGGAGAGTTGTTATTGAAATGGAACCAAGTGTCGGAAGCGGCAAAGTTCGGAATAGATTTTCTAATAGAACTAATGATATTCGCTGTTTCAGAAAGTGTGGAAAATACTTGAAGAAATTAAATCGTAAATTGCGACGATTGTGCTATAAAGTAGTACATTTACAGTCATTTTATTGGCTTGTTATTGTACTAGTGTTTTTAAATACAATGATACTAGCAACTGAGCACTACCAACAACCCTTGTGGCTGGAAAATTTTCAGTTCTGGGCGAATTTATTTTGCACTGGATTTTTCTTAATAGAGACACTGTTTAAAATTTACGGGTTGGGATGTCAGCTTTACTTTACATCAATTTTTAACCGTGTTGACTTCGTTGTCGTAATTGGGAGTGTTTTAGAAATCACGTTAACATACTTTAAAGTCTTGAATCCGGTTGGATTATCTGTTCTGAGGTTCTTTAGAGTTCTCAGAATTTTGAAACTGACACCATACTGGAAGTCACTGTGCAGACTCACAGCATCTCTGATGAGCTCCATTGCTTCAATAgcttctcttcttctcctcctctgcCTCTTCATAATAATCTCTGCTTTGCTTGGAATGCAGATTTTTGGCGGAAGATTTGATTTCGATGATGGCAATGAGAAGCCACGCGCTAACTTCGATACCTTTTGGCAAAGTTTACTCACTGTGTTCCAAGTTTTAACCGGCGAGGACTGGACCTTTATAATGTATAATGGCATCCGAGCATATGGCGGGGCTTCGTCCGCCGGTATGTTGGTATCCATTTACTTCATTATACTATTCATCTGTGGAAATTACACCTTACTGAACATATTCTTGGCCATTGCCATTGATAGATTATCCAACAGGGAAGAGACTGAGCTTGAGAAAGTCTGTGAAAAAGAATCGTCGGAAACAGAAAGCCATGAACTTACAGAAATGGATTGTAACAACAATGTGATAAAGGTGGAACAAAAATCAAAACTCGGGGTGAATGAACTTCGATCCACTCGTGAGAATACTGAAAATGAAAGAGAGTGCATATCGTCACCTCCACCTGCAAGTTCTTTGTTCATCTTTTCTCATAACAACTGCCTTAGACTGTTCTGTTATAGACTGTGTAACCACAAGTACTTTCAAGGCACTGTTCTCATCTGCATTGTGATATCGTCAGCGGTACTCGCAGCTGAAGACCCATTACATAacgatcatttcaagaatacaaTCTGTGAATACATCGACATGTTCTTTACGGCAATTTTTACACTTGAAATATTCATAAAATTGGTTGCTTACGGTTTAGTGCTTCACCCCAATGCCTTTTGTCGCTCACCCTTTAACCTCCTTGACCTCTTGGTGGTTGCTATTTCCATTCTTTCTCACTGTCTGGATACGATTGGTATCTCATCTGTGAAGTCGATTAGGCTCTTGCGAGTTCTTCGACCGCTGCGCGCTATCAATCGAAGTGAAGGACTGAAGCAAGTAGTAACGTGCCTGGTGGGAGCTATTAAAACAATCGGCAACATTGCCTTAGTTACCTCCCTTCTGATATTCGTATTTGCCATAATAGGAGTTCAGCTCTTCAAAGGAAAGTTCTTTTATTGCACTGATGTCTCAGGGATGACTAAAGATGAATGCGTGGGAGGAAATTACACAGAATACTGGACTGTTAATCTAAATACATCAATAAAGATAACTCCAGAATGGCTGAATTACAAATTTAACTTTGATAACGTTGCTAAGGCTATGCTTACCCTGTTCATAGTGTCTACATTTGAGGAGTGGCCTGTCATTTTGTATACCTCAATAGATTCTAGCAGGGAAGATTATGGACCTATTTATAATTACAGGCCATTGGTTGCTATTTATTACGTATCATTCATCGTAGTCATTTCATTCTTCTTAATTAATATAATTGTAGGTTTCGTTATAGTCACCTTCCAAGCTGAAGGAGAGACTAAATATAATAATTGTGAGCTTGATAAGAACCAACGCGATTGTATTATTCTTGCGCTAGAGGCCAAACCAGTTCCCAAGTACATTCCCAAAGAAAGGTTGCAGTATTTAGTGTGGTTACTGGTAACATCTCGCCCATTTGAGTATGCAATTCTCACAGTTGTATTCATGAATTGCACCACCTTAGCCATGCAGTTCCACAACGAACCTGAGTACTACAAAAGAGTTCTAGACATTTTAAACATTGTATTTACCTTCATATTTCTAGTggagtgtgctcttaaacttataGCATTCAATATAAAAGTTTACTTCCGTGATTTCTGGAATGTTTTCGATATTTTCATTATAACAGGCAGTATTGTGGACATCGTATATCCAGATTCGACTATGTCCGTCAACTTTCTACGTCTATTCAGAGTTTTACGTCTGGTGAAGCTTCTAAGCAAAAATCAACGTATTCAGACATTGATATGGACTTTCGTGACTTCGTTGAAAGCTCTTCCTTATATAAGCATCGTCATTGCCATGCTAATATTTATTTATGGTGTCATAGGTATGCAACTGTTTGGCAACATTGCTCTCGTTGAGGAAACGGCGATACATCGTAACAATAACTTCCAGACTTTTCCCCAGGCGGCGCTGCTTTTATTCTGCTCAGCGACAGGAGAAGCATGGCAGGATATTATGGAAGCGTGTTCGGCCGGCGCCCTTTGTGATCGACGATCAGACCATGAAGGTTACAGCTGTGGTTCAGACTCTTCATACATTTACTTCCCATCCTTTTATATACTGTgttcttatttaattattaatttattagtgGCTGTAATTATAGATAATTTTGATTATCTTACACGTGACTGGTCAGTTTTAAGCCCACATCATTTTGAAGAGTTTATTCGTCAGTGGAGTGAATACGATCAAGATGCAAGGGGTCGTATTAGGCACCAGGATTTGCTTGATCTTGTACGAGATATCTCCCCTCCTCTGGGGTTTGGTAAGCTGTGTCCTTACAGGTTATCTTGCCGCAGATTGGTCGCCATGAACATGCCCATGAACGATGATGGAACTGTATCATTCAACGCCACTCTCTTCGCTCTTGTGCGCACGTCATTGCGAATCAAGACAGGGGGAAACATTAATCTCGCAAATGCAGAGTTAAGGACTGTCATCAAACAAATATGGAAGGAGAGAAGACTAAATATGTTAGATCAAGTTTTACCAGCACAATATTCTGGTGAAATGACGATTGGTAAACTCTTCGCAACCATCATCATTCAAGATTACTTCAAGCGCTTCAGGAGTAGAAGGGAGAGGGACTTGCAAAATAGATGTAGCACCGCATTGCAGGCTGGTTTTAGATTCTACAATGATATAGGACTAGAAGTAAAACGTGCTGAGCAAGTTAAACCAGCTTCCTCCAATTATCTTCCAAAGATGTACAAGAGTTCCTATGAATTGAAGCTTGTTCAAGAGCATTACACTTCGTATTACTTCTACTCGAGACAAATGAAAACTGTACCACATAATATGGAGTATGCTTTAGTGGAAATCTTCATTTACAACACCAAACGTCCCGATAGTGCACTTGTAACGATTGAAGACACTATTGAATATCCGGAagaggaaattaaactgaattcaATTTCTGTTTCAATTGAAAGCTCTCTGGAGATAGATTCTATTTCCTAA